The nucleotide sequence GCGCTGCTTTCCGCGCGGCGCTCAGGAGTTCGCGGATCCGCTGCCCCACGATGAGGACCTCGTTCGGCTGAATGGTTGAAGAAACAAGTTCCAGCCTGCTTGATCCTGACGACGATCCTTTCTTATGGGGCTTTGGATTTCCCTCGCGAACCGCAGTCACGATACTGGGATTGTCTGCACCAGCCACTTCGATTACTGGATCACCCGAGCGCAGTGCCTGCACACAGTCCTTGATGGTATATCCCCACTTTGCTTCATCCCAGGAAATATGAAGAGTCGGGTAGCGATTGCCATCGGTAGGTATCGAGATATCGGTTTCAACACCTGGCACCGTCTTGACCAGCGTGGCGATGCGATCGACACGAGCTTTCCATTCGCGGTTGAGTGCGTTGAGATCGGTCTTCAGCCAAGTTTCGACGGCTGTGAGAATACCGATGATTTCTTCCTTGCCTACCTTCATGGCGCGGCACACGGAACCCTCCCACGGACTCGTATTCCGCATCGCTGCCTCAATAAGGTCTTTCCTGCCCAGTAGCAAACCGCTGCACTGTGGCCCGCGAAGTCCTTTTCCACCCGAGAATGCGTACATGTCCAGGCCTAGTTTTGCATAGAGCTTGATGTTTTCGATGGGAGGAATGCCGGCGGCGTCATCCAGCAAGATTGGAATCTTGTATTGCTTCGCAACCGCATTTTCTTTTTCCAAATCGTCGCCCAGATGGGTGGTGTAGATCATTGCCGTGTTGTCGTTGATTGCGCTGGCAAGTTCTTGCGTATTTTCCGCTAAAACAAGTTTGGCCCCTGTTAGCCGAATGGCGTTGTCAAAGGCGCTTCTTCCTCCCATCATGATGACTTCGTGTTTCAAGCCGGTGGTGTCGGGAAGTTGCCAGATGAATTTCGGCTCGGTACCGGCCATGCAGGCCGCCGTTGCTGATGCCATCGCCCCCGCTGCGCCCGAAGTCACCATTCCAGCTTCGGCGCCCGTCAGTTCCGCAAGCCGGCGGCTTGCACCGTGCTGCAATTCAAACATGTTGACGAAATGTTCCGATGCTTCCCGCTGTGCGGCTTGTACTTCGGGGAACTCCAATGAGCCGCTGAGGTAAGTCCACGTCCCGCGGCAATTGATAACCGTCTTGACGCCGATACGCGAATAGACGTTGGCGTGCGATTTACCCACTGCCGTGGCCGCGCTCGCGTACACGTTTTTCGCGAAAATCTG is from Acidobacteriota bacterium and encodes:
- a CDS encoding aminotransferase class V-fold PLP-dependent enzyme — its product is MPDFSRRHFIRFATAVPLLSQIFAKNVYASAATAVGKSHANVYSRIGVKTVINCRGTWTYLSGSLEFPEVQAAQREASEHFVNMFELQHGASRRLAELTGAEAGMVTSGAAGAMASATAACMAGTEPKFIWQLPDTTGLKHEVIMMGGRSAFDNAIRLTGAKLVLAENTQELASAINDNTAMIYTTHLGDDLEKENAVAKQYKIPILLDDAAGIPPIENIKLYAKLGLDMYAFSGGKGLRGPQCSGLLLGRKDLIEAAMRNTSPWEGSVCRAMKVGKEEIIGILTAVETWLKTDLNALNREWKARVDRIATLVKTVPGVETDISIPTDGNRYPTLHISWDEAKWGYTIKDCVQALRSGDPVIEVAGADNPSIVTAVREGNPKPHKKGSSSGSSRLELVSSTIQPNEVLIVGQRIRELLSAARKAAPSAA